The sequence TGAAGACGTGAGGAAGTCACTTGGTCTGGACGATTAACTATTCCGATCGGGCGCTCAAATCGTTACGCAAGATGGACAAACAGAACGCACGACGGATTGTGGATTTTATGAGTTTACGCATTGCAGTTGCTGCCGATCCTCGCCAGTCAGGGAAGCCGCTCAAAGGTGAGCTGGGCGAGTTCTGGCGCTATCGGGTGGGAGATTATCGCGTTCTGTGTGAGATCCGAGATGACGAGCTTGTTATCCTTGCCGCCACGATTGGACATCGCCGCGAAGTTTACGACTGAAGCCCGCTATGCGGGCTTTTTTGATGCCGACAACAGGTATTATGGTAAATACTCGACTAACTACGTGTTCTACTGTTTGTCGGTTTTAGTTAACCAGCAGGTTGTCTTAACGATAATGTAGCCGTTATTTTTAACTAATAAGGTCATATTGTTAACGTCAGGCATAATAAAAGACATTATGGCCTCAGAGTTATCATCAGAAGCAGCTCTCTGCATTACTACTTCGATTCCCTTTTCTTTGAATCTATAAGTATCCAGTTGCCTATTAAACTTAGAAAGACCTACAACCATACTTAGTTTGTTATCTTTAACAGTAAGAGATGCTTCCTGAGTACCATTACATCGGTAGTAAGCGGTGTAACCGTCAGCAAAAGATCGACCGGGGAATATAAATGCTAGGAACGCAATTAACCAATACATAGTTGAGAATCTTGGTATTACACATTTCACTATCCTCTCTTTCATTTTTCGTTCACCATACTTTGTTATCTGATTTTTAATTTTTCTATTTTATAAACCAA comes from Flammeovirga agarivorans and encodes:
- a CDS encoding type II toxin-antitoxin system RelE family toxin, which produces MVWTINYSDRALKSLRKMDKQNARRIVDFMSLRIAVAADPRQSGKPLKGELGEFWRYRVGDYRVLCEIRDDELVILAATIGHRREVYD